The stretch of DNA TCCAGGTGCCCTCCCGGGCCAGGCGCTCGAACCCGCCGTCGGCGGCCAGGGACGGCGTAGTGTCGGCCAGATGGCGCACGAAGCTTCCGCAGTCGGGAAACGGGAAGTCCTCCCGAATCGGGTGACCGGAGGGCAGCGCCCGCGCGATCACCCCCAGGAGCACGTCCCCGAGCTGGCGCGCCTCCCCGAGGGGCCGGGGCGCCGGCCCCTGGAACAGCTGCTCCAGGGGAACCTCCGGGGCCCGCAGGAGCTCGGGCTCGGAAGGGCTCCGGGTCGCGGGCTGCTGCAGGAAGGCGGCCGCCTTCCCCTCGGGGGCATAGCCCCCCAGGAGGTTCCACAGCTCCAGGTCCGCCGCCGCCGGAAGCACCAGGTCCGCGAGCTCTGCGGTTTCGGTGAGGTGGGTGTCCAGGGCCACCAGGAGCTCCACCCGTCCCTCATCGGCAAAGGCCCGGCGCACCGAGTCGCTTCGGGGGCTCCAGTACACGGGATTGGCACGGTAAGCCAGGTACAGGGACGCCCGCTCGTTGCCCGCCAGGATGTCTTTTACCGCCCGGGCGCGGGGCATCTGGGGCTCGAACCGGGGGACCCAGGCCGGGGCGCGCTCCAGCCGCACGCCCGCCGCCTCCGGGTCGCCTGCGAGGCAGTTGAGCACCGCCGCGGCCGCTTCCAGTGCCTCGGCCTGCTCGCTCCCGGCCCCGTCCACCAGGCACAGGGAGGGGCCGCGCTCGGCAAACCGCTGGGCGACCTGCACGAGCTGGAGGGCCGGGATGCCGGAAGCTGCCTCCACCAGGTCCGCGGTGTAGGGCAGGAGCCGCTGGAGGATGGCCTCCGGGGGCGAGGCCACCGCCCGCCGGAACCCCTCGGCGTCGTACCAGCCCTGGGAAAGGAGCACCCGAGCGAGCCCCAGGAGCACCAGGGAGTCGGTACCCGGTCGCGACGGGAGCCACTGGTCCGCGAGGCTCCCGGTGGCACCCTCGAAGGAGCCCACGGCAATCACCTGGGCACCGGCGGCCCGCGCGCGCACCAGATCCCGCGCGACGCCCGTGAACTCCGGTCCCCCGTCCAGGGGACGCGCCCCCACCAGGAGCACCGTATTGACGCGCCGCAGGTCGGGCCGGGCCAGAGGCAGGCCGTAGACCGCCCGCTGGGCTTCCCGCGCGGCCCACCGCCGGGATGTCTCGTGTTCCAGGCGCCGTCCCACGCCCAATCGGTCCAGGAGCGCCCCGGCCAGGGGATCGGGACGGCCCGCGTCCACGTAGGCCGTGTCGGGGGTCTCGACGAGGGCCCCGGCGAGGCGGTCGAGCGCGTCCTCCCAGGACACCGGCTCCCACTTCCCCTCTCCCCGGCGTCCCACCCGCCGGAGCGGACGGAGCACCCGCTCGGGGTCGTAGAGCGATTCCAGGGATTGGAAGGCCCGGGCGCACGTCTTCCCTCCGGTGCTGGCCCCAGCGTTGGGGGCCACCTGCACCACCCGCTCCCCGTCCCGGTACGCGACCAGCGGACACTGGGAGGCGCATCCCGCGCAAGCGGTCGGGATGGGATCCCGAAACTTGCGCATCACCCGGCCGGTGCCCTGGTTCCAGGGCTTCTCCGGCGCCCGAAGCACCCGAGACTTGTTCTCCATGGCGAGGCCCGCGGCGCCGGCCGTGCCGGCGGACAGGAACTCGCGTCGGCTCCACACGATCATCGTCTACCCTCCCGCCTTGCGCGTGCGCCCCTAGAGGAGCGGGATGTACTCGCCCCCGAGGACCACGTTGTAGCGCATGACGAAGATGCCGATCATCACCAGCACGGCGGCAAACCCGAACACGGCGACGTTGCGCGTGCGCGGCGTGGCCACCAGGCTCAAGGGAATGACCTTGCCCATGAGGGTCTCCACGCCGAGGAAGAGCGGGGCGAAGGCGCCCGTCACGAACAGCCGGGCCGTTTCCATGGACTCCCGCTCGCCGAAGTAGTGGATTCCCAGGTCCGAGAGGCTCAGGAAGAGGTCGAAGACCAGGAGCCACAGGAGCATCTTCCCGAGGCCGTAGATGATCTCGGTGTTGATCTCGCCCTTCTCGCTGAAGAAGCGGTCCTTGATGATCGTCACCAGGATCATCATGGCCACCCCCGAGACCATCGCCGAGGTCAGGAAGAGGATGGGCATCATGCTGGTGCGCCAGAGTGCGTGGGCCTTGGCGAAGCTCAGAATGAAGCCGGTGTACCCGTGGACCATGAGGGCCAGGGGGATGCCGATGCGGCCGAAGAGCTTGGTGAGCTTCGCGTTGCCCCGGAACATGAAGTAGCCGTAGACGATGCAGTTGAGCGGATAGAGGGTGAGCAGGAACGAGCCCCAGGAGATCGGGCTCGTGCCGCTGATATACACGAAGAGGTGCCACGCCCTCAGCGGCCGGCCCGAGTGGAGGAGGAGGAACATGGGGGCGGCGATCAGGAGGACGGTGGCGATGACCACCCCCACCTTGCCCAGGGGCTTGAACTTCTCGAAGCCGAAGCCGTAGGCCAGGGTGGAGATGATGAAGGAGCCGGCGGAGAGGCCCGTCAGGTAGAAGTAGATGGCGATGGACAGGCCGAAGGCCTCCCCGTGGGGAACGGTGTAGAGCAGGCTCATGTGCTTACTCCTCCCCGCCGTGGTGGTGCACCAGGCGCGCCGCCTCGTCGTCGAGGCCGATGTAGAAGACCTGGGGCACGTTGCCGGTCTCGGGCTTGAGGACCACGGTGGCCTCCCGCGCCAGGGCCGCGGAGATCGCGCTTCCCGGGTCGTTCACGTCGCCGAAGAGCATGGCGTCGGTGGGGCACGCCGCCACGCAGGCCGGCGGGCCGTACCCTTCGCGCACCCGGGGCCAGCACCAGTCGCACTTCTCGGCCACCCCGCGGGTGGGGTGGATGAACCGCACGGCGTAGGGGCAGGCCGCCATGCAGTACCCGCACCCGATGCACCGGTGCGGGTCGATGTAGACGATGCCGTTGTCCATGGGATAGGTGGCGATCACCGGGCAGACGGTGGTGCAGGCCGGCTCGGCGCACTGGTTGCACACCACGGGGATGAAGTGGCGGCGAACCTTGGGGTAGGTGCCCTTCTCCACCTCCTTCACCCAGGTCCGGTACACCCCCAGCGGCACGTCGTTCTCGGCCTTGCACGCCACCTGGCAGGTGCGGCAGCCGATGCACTTTCGCAGGTCGATCAGAAATCCGTAGCGCGTCGTAGACATCGGGCCCGTGCCTCCCGCGGTCAGCCGTCACTGCGGCGATAGAGGGTGGAAAACCCCAGGAACAGCACCACGAGGCCGCCCGCGCCCACCGCGCCCCAGAAGAGCGCCGCGTA from Thermodesulfobacteriota bacterium encodes:
- a CDS encoding 4Fe-4S dicluster domain-containing protein; the encoded protein is MSTTRYGFLIDLRKCIGCRTCQVACKAENDVPLGVYRTWVKEVEKGTYPKVRRHFIPVVCNQCAEPACTTVCPVIATYPMDNGIVYIDPHRCIGCGYCMAACPYAVRFIHPTRGVAEKCDWCWPRVREGYGPPACVAACPTDAMLFGDVNDPGSAISAALAREATVVLKPETGNVPQVFYIGLDDEAARLVHHHGGEE
- the nrfD gene encoding NrfD/PsrC family molybdoenzyme membrane anchor subunit, whose amino-acid sequence is MSLLYTVPHGEAFGLSIAIYFYLTGLSAGSFIISTLAYGFGFEKFKPLGKVGVVIATVLLIAAPMFLLLHSGRPLRAWHLFVYISGTSPISWGSFLLTLYPLNCIVYGYFMFRGNAKLTKLFGRIGIPLALMVHGYTGFILSFAKAHALWRTSMMPILFLTSAMVSGVAMMILVTIIKDRFFSEKGEINTEIIYGLGKMLLWLLVFDLFLSLSDLGIHYFGERESMETARLFVTGAFAPLFLGVETLMGKVIPLSLVATPRTRNVAVFGFAAVLVMIGIFVMRYNVVLGGEYIPLL
- a CDS encoding molybdopterin-dependent oxidoreductase, with amino-acid sequence MIVWSRREFLSAGTAGAAGLAMENKSRVLRAPEKPWNQGTGRVMRKFRDPIPTACAGCASQCPLVAYRDGERVVQVAPNAGASTGGKTCARAFQSLESLYDPERVLRPLRRVGRRGEGKWEPVSWEDALDRLAGALVETPDTAYVDAGRPDPLAGALLDRLGVGRRLEHETSRRWAAREAQRAVYGLPLARPDLRRVNTVLLVGARPLDGGPEFTGVARDLVRARAAGAQVIAVGSFEGATGSLADQWLPSRPGTDSLVLLGLARVLLSQGWYDAEGFRRAVASPPEAILQRLLPYTADLVEAASGIPALQLVQVAQRFAERGPSLCLVDGAGSEQAEALEAAAAVLNCLAGDPEAAGVRLERAPAWVPRFEPQMPRARAVKDILAGNERASLYLAYRANPVYWSPRSDSVRRAFADEGRVELLVALDTHLTETAELADLVLPAAADLELWNLLGGYAPEGKAAAFLQQPATRSPSEPELLRAPEVPLEQLFQGPAPRPLGEARQLGDVLLGVIARALPSGHPIREDFPFPDCGSFVRHLADTTPSLAADGGFERLAREGTWTSRAATYPRAADGGFPTGSGRVEVEGRLAHRVPREFKRLEGDRFALVVLSHPELGHGYANTRWGREIRFRNPVYLHADTARELGLAAGDRVVIRTEVGEAVGRAAPIHGIHPQAVAVAEDFGHWAGGVAATARGEPTGEVPRPLLVSRKDFLANPLGATRGGVAGADVPWWHRHGPGFSVQTLSPFTSDAHGAQAWREVSVTVQRA